The following coding sequences are from one uncultured Desulfobacter sp. window:
- a CDS encoding YdgA family protein — MKKLLIVLIYLVVVCGAGLPIVNGIIMERTIKSAVVKNNTNAATAGTNLKIEILKYDRGLFSSRVTWRIENPQGVPGGDMGQLVLETQGRHGLFSVNAHTNLQENPWYLEWMNTHLDGKDPLSIQTRFSIAGTMDSTLQTNAFSIEDKGKKIDFHALNLNISMEKNFKTMDATCKWEGLSQGNEVVMGPVTFTSDLYQLTDMLWGGKNTVSLTQLKINDGKSDPLDLSGLTINFDTQASEDKKSMTMTMDFHLDRIEMGGKPLSDWAATLKLKQIDTAALEQAITLYSKMMTQAGQQLESTGSDPGDFQKILKESMARNTPQLMSVLKDLLKKDLGMEITNLDIDLPEGKIIGNLDLNLKKDLDPSNIFVFAMQPDMLFSFFNLDAQLDIPYALGGGIPTLTRPLFPGMATGLFVFKDETLSLDMHIRDEQLFLNGNQVILKQ; from the coding sequence ATGAAAAAATTGCTGATCGTTTTAATTTATCTGGTCGTTGTCTGTGGGGCAGGTCTGCCCATTGTCAACGGCATCATCATGGAACGAACCATTAAATCGGCGGTGGTGAAAAACAACACAAACGCAGCCACGGCCGGGACAAATCTTAAAATCGAAATTCTTAAATATGACCGGGGCCTGTTTTCTTCGCGTGTCACGTGGCGCATTGAAAATCCCCAGGGGGTCCCGGGCGGAGATATGGGACAACTGGTGCTGGAGACCCAGGGGAGACATGGACTTTTCAGTGTGAATGCCCACACAAATCTCCAGGAAAATCCATGGTACCTGGAATGGATGAACACCCATTTAGACGGCAAAGATCCACTGTCCATTCAGACCCGGTTCTCCATTGCAGGCACCATGGATTCCACCTTACAGACGAACGCTTTTTCCATTGAAGACAAGGGGAAAAAAATCGATTTCCATGCCCTGAATCTTAACATCTCCATGGAAAAAAACTTTAAGACCATGGATGCAACATGTAAATGGGAAGGATTATCCCAGGGCAATGAAGTGGTCATGGGCCCGGTGACGTTCACATCGGACCTGTACCAGCTCACAGACATGCTCTGGGGCGGCAAAAATACGGTTTCACTGACGCAGTTGAAAATCAATGACGGCAAATCGGACCCTTTAGATCTGTCAGGCCTCACCATAAACTTTGACACCCAGGCATCCGAAGATAAAAAATCCATGACAATGACCATGGATTTTCATTTGGACCGCATTGAAATGGGCGGCAAGCCGTTATCCGACTGGGCAGCCACCCTTAAACTGAAGCAGATTGATACGGCGGCCTTGGAACAGGCCATCACTCTCTATTCAAAAATGATGACCCAGGCAGGTCAACAGCTTGAAAGCACAGGCAGTGATCCCGGTGATTTCCAAAAAATTTTAAAGGAATCAATGGCCCGGAACACGCCCCAGCTCATGTCGGTATTAAAAGACCTGCTTAAAAAGGATCTGGGCATGGAAATCACCAACCTGGATATCGATCTGCCCGAGGGGAAAATAATCGGGAATCTGGACCTGAACTTAAAAAAGGATCTGGACCCCTCAAATATTTTTGTTTTTGCCATGCAGCCGGACATGCTTTTTTCATTTTTTAACCTGGATGCGCAACTGGACATTCCCTATGCCCTTGGCGGCGGGATTCCGACACTGACCAGACCGCTGTTTCCCGGCATGGCCACCGGATTGTTCGTGTTTAAAGACGAGACCTTATCCCTTGATATGCACATAAGGGACGAACAACTGTTTCTCAACGGAAACCAGGTGATCCTCAAGCAATAG
- a CDS encoding helix-turn-helix transcriptional regulator — protein MDEMLTTRQVAKYLNVNEKMIYALIAEKGLPASKVTGKWLFPLDLVRQWVENGTQNFPEQAKLPPYHGLVLISGADDPLLETLVCTFNLKHSEHMALSGQADSLGGLTALRNNLCHIAGYRSADESCDPGAPVVDKEIAQTLAVVNLCQREQGLIVQKHNPLGLSSVKDLSQKGVTMVNRRLGTGARQLLDRELKQLGIGGESIDGYDDCVSRHMDAGLAVLNGRAHAAPGIRSVANLLGLDFISLCWERFDLFVNKDIFFDQGIQLFLAMLKGKVIQRTADELGGYDLSTTGKMVYPESGNDDEQ, from the coding sequence ATGGACGAAATGCTGACCACGCGACAGGTGGCAAAATATCTTAATGTAAACGAGAAAATGATTTACGCCCTGATTGCTGAAAAGGGCCTGCCGGCCTCCAAGGTAACAGGCAAATGGCTGTTCCCCCTTGACCTGGTGCGCCAGTGGGTTGAAAACGGGACCCAGAATTTTCCCGAACAGGCAAAACTGCCGCCCTATCACGGACTGGTGCTGATCAGCGGGGCGGATGATCCGCTGCTGGAAACCCTGGTCTGCACGTTCAACTTGAAACACAGTGAACACATGGCCCTGTCCGGCCAGGCCGACAGCCTGGGCGGACTCACGGCCCTGAGAAATAATTTATGCCACATTGCCGGTTACCGGTCGGCCGATGAAAGCTGCGATCCCGGCGCCCCGGTCGTGGACAAAGAGATTGCCCAAACCCTGGCGGTGGTAAACCTGTGCCAACGGGAGCAGGGCCTGATCGTTCAAAAGCATAATCCTTTGGGGCTTTCATCGGTAAAAGATCTCTCCCAAAAGGGGGTGACCATGGTCAATCGCCGTCTGGGCACCGGGGCGCGTCAGCTTCTGGACCGGGAATTAAAGCAGCTGGGCATCGGTGGTGAATCCATTGACGGGTATGACGACTGTGTCTCCCGGCATATGGATGCCGGCCTGGCCGTACTGAATGGGCGTGCCCATGCCGCCCCGGGCATCCGATCCGTGGCCAACCTTTTGGGGTTGGACTTCATCTCCCTGTGCTGGGAGCGGTTTGACCTTTTTGTGAATAAAGACATCTTTTTTGACCAGGGCATCCAATTGTTTCTGGCCATGCTCAAGGGCAAGGTGATCCAAAGAACTGCCGATGAACTTGGTGGATACGACCTGTCCACGACCGGAAAGATGGTTTATCCTGAAAGTGGTAATGATGATGAACAATGA
- a CDS encoding shikimate kinase, which produces MKSQHPSIALIGMPAVGKSTVGVLLAKQLGYGFLDTDIVIQTKENMSLARIIEKKGLGKFLDIEAGHLLNLGGCRQVISTGGSVIYREEAMRHLKEIAVVVYLHADLPILLTRLSDIEARGVAIDPSSSIESLYEERTPLYDKFCDIKIECRQNRPGQVATDISRALAGYMHKPDLRHNKR; this is translated from the coding sequence GTGAAATCTCAACACCCCAGTATCGCGTTGATAGGCATGCCGGCTGTCGGCAAAAGCACCGTAGGCGTGCTTTTGGCAAAGCAGCTGGGATACGGTTTTCTGGATACGGATATTGTGATCCAGACCAAAGAAAATATGAGTCTTGCCCGGATCATTGAAAAAAAGGGGCTTGGTAAATTTTTGGACATCGAGGCCGGACATCTGCTCAACCTCGGCGGTTGCCGTCAGGTCATTTCCACCGGCGGTTCCGTCATCTACCGGGAAGAGGCCATGCGTCATTTAAAAGAGATTGCCGTGGTCGTTTATCTGCATGCAGATCTGCCGATCCTGTTGACCCGGTTGTCTGATATCGAAGCCAGGGGCGTTGCCATTGACCCGAGCAGCAGCATTGAATCCCTTTACGAAGAACGAACCCCTTTGTACGATAAATTCTGCGATATCAAGATTGAGTGCCGCCAAAACCGGCCGGGACAGGTGGCCACTGACATTTCAAGGGCCCTGGCAGGTTATATGCATAAACCTGACTTACGCCACAACAAAAGATAA
- a CDS encoding Fur family transcriptional regulator, whose translation MCLHCDYKQLLEDAGVVSTPNRLRVLEVIGGNNFPLSAADIHETLERSDHINRVTVYRILDLLVEKQIVDRIATGGRAAYYGMAPNAHHPAHPHFYCTQCGRMDCLTPETVNIDVRAFENTFPGRIDKFELRIDGICRNCLKKKA comes from the coding sequence ATGTGCCTCCACTGTGATTACAAACAACTGCTTGAAGATGCGGGCGTGGTATCCACACCCAACCGGCTGCGGGTGCTGGAAGTGATCGGCGGCAATAATTTTCCTTTGTCTGCGGCAGATATCCACGAAACCCTGGAACGATCCGATCACATCAACCGGGTAACCGTATACCGGATCCTGGATCTGCTGGTGGAAAAACAGATTGTGGACCGGATCGCCACCGGCGGCCGGGCTGCCTACTATGGCATGGCCCCCAATGCACATCACCCGGCCCACCCCCATTTTTACTGCACCCAATGCGGGCGTATGGACTGCCTGACACCCGAAACCGTGAACATTGATGTCCGGGCTTTTGAGAATACCTTCCCCGGCCGTATCGATAAATTTGAGTTGCGCATCGACGGCATTTGCAGAAATTGCCTTAAAAAAAAGGCGTAG
- a CDS encoding metal ABC transporter permease, translating into MEILKYEFMRHALAAGLLTSIICGIMGTLVVVNRIVFLSGGIAHAAYGGIGMAFYFKWPVIPSTMGFSLGASLVMAAVTLNNRERADTVIGVIWAVGMAFGIILVDLTPGYNVDLMSYLFGSILTVPGSDLIVMAVLGALILFLVAFFYKELMAVSYDEEFAGLRGLPVRGIYFSLIAMLGLTVVMVIQVVGLIMVIALLTIPPFMVEKHARSLGAMMVGSSLLGACFTMAGLYLSYRFDLTSGAAIIMVAGTAFLVSLGIEKFWGLIPRSVQLAGDVKR; encoded by the coding sequence ATGGAAATACTTAAATACGAGTTCATGCGCCATGCCTTGGCCGCAGGGCTTTTGACCAGCATCATCTGCGGTATCATGGGCACTTTGGTGGTGGTAAACCGCATCGTATTTTTATCCGGCGGCATTGCCCACGCCGCCTATGGCGGGATCGGCATGGCCTTTTATTTTAAATGGCCGGTGATTCCTTCCACCATGGGGTTTTCCCTGGGGGCTTCCCTGGTCATGGCGGCTGTTACGTTGAACAACAGGGAACGGGCCGATACGGTCATTGGTGTGATCTGGGCCGTGGGGATGGCCTTCGGCATCATCCTGGTGGATTTGACACCGGGGTATAATGTGGATCTGATGAGTTATCTTTTCGGCAGTATTCTTACCGTGCCCGGATCGGATCTGATCGTTATGGCAGTTCTCGGGGCCCTGATTCTTTTTCTGGTTGCCTTTTTTTATAAGGAACTGATGGCGGTCTCCTACGATGAAGAATTTGCAGGTTTGCGGGGACTGCCGGTGCGCGGCATCTACTTCTCCCTGATTGCCATGCTCGGGCTTACCGTGGTCATGGTGATCCAGGTGGTCGGCCTGATCATGGTCATCGCCCTGCTCACCATCCCGCCGTTTATGGTGGAAAAACATGCCAGGTCTTTGGGTGCCATGATGGTTGGTTCAAGTTTGCTGGGCGCCTGTTTCACCATGGCGGGGCTCTATCTCTCCTACCGGTTTGATCTGACCTCAGGGGCCGCCATTATCATGGTGGCCGGCACCGCATTCCTGGTCTCGCTGGGCATTGAAAAATTCTGGGGCCTCATACCCAGGTCGGTTCAGCTCGCCGGGGACGTAAAAAGGTAA
- a CDS encoding ABC transporter ATP-binding protein has protein sequence MLSDINLTIRENDFLAVIGPNGGGKSTLFRLILGLLRPDKGKIRVLGERPGKHSQALGYVPQNVHINGHFPITALDVVLMGCLGTGGRFGRSRQNRKECEKDGLATLERLGMDRHARKKIGELSGGQRQRVFIARSLMSQPRLLLLDEPTASIDSRGQEDFLNLLEALNKDVAIVVISHDLFAVSNYVKSVACVNHGLHYHSQEEIKGQMLETMYACSVEDVCRVQALSRVMPGAGDKDPGGEDGNT, from the coding sequence GTGCTCTCGGACATCAATCTGACCATACGGGAGAATGATTTCTTGGCTGTCATCGGCCCCAACGGCGGGGGGAAATCCACCCTGTTCAGATTGATCCTGGGGCTTCTCAGGCCGGATAAAGGTAAAATCCGGGTATTGGGGGAGCGTCCGGGGAAGCACAGCCAGGCTCTAGGGTATGTGCCCCAGAATGTCCATATCAATGGTCATTTTCCCATTACGGCCCTGGATGTGGTCCTCATGGGGTGCCTGGGAACGGGCGGACGTTTTGGGCGGTCCAGGCAAAATCGTAAAGAGTGTGAAAAAGATGGCTTGGCCACCCTGGAGCGTCTGGGCATGGACAGACATGCCCGAAAAAAGATCGGAGAACTTTCCGGGGGACAGCGTCAGCGGGTGTTCATCGCCCGTTCCCTGATGAGCCAGCCGCGCCTGTTGCTTCTGGACGAACCCACGGCCAGCATCGACTCAAGGGGGCAGGAGGATTTTTTGAATCTGCTTGAAGCCCTGAACAAGGATGTGGCCATTGTCGTGATTTCCCATGATCTGTTTGCCGTGTCCAACTATGTCAAATCCGTGGCCTGCGTGAACCATGGGCTGCATTACCACTCCCAGGAGGAGATTAAAGGGCAGATGCTTGAAACCATGTATGCATGCTCGGTGGAAGATGTGTGCCGGGTTCAGGCGTTGAGCCGGGTCATGCCCGGGGCAGGAGATAAAGATCCAGGGGGTGAAGATGGAAATACTTAA
- a CDS encoding zinc ABC transporter substrate-binding protein yields MKKLGVFFIVISMVAFVCGQALAQRPVSVFVSIVPQQYFVQQIGKDKVDVSVMVQPGASPATYEPKPAQMVKISKTRIYFSIGVPFETFWLDKIASANPDMTIVHTDQGIKKQPMAAHHHHDEDHDANHDGDHHAHHNDNVHAEDDHDHDHAGLDPHIWLSPKLVKVQASNILGALTAADPENKGFYTANYERFIKEIDALDQDLTLMLEHNEGMQFMVFHPAWGYFARDYKLKMIPIEVEGKDPKPEKLQKLIQHAREEGINVIFVQPQFSTKSAELVAREIHGQVIPADPLALDWLDNMKKIARQFKEALK; encoded by the coding sequence ATGAAAAAGCTTGGTGTGTTTTTTATTGTTATTTCAATGGTTGCATTCGTTTGTGGACAGGCCTTGGCTCAAAGGCCGGTCTCCGTGTTTGTCAGTATCGTGCCCCAGCAATATTTTGTGCAACAAATTGGCAAGGATAAGGTGGATGTCTCCGTGATGGTCCAACCCGGGGCAAGCCCGGCCACATATGAGCCGAAACCTGCACAGATGGTTAAAATATCCAAAACCCGGATCTATTTTTCCATTGGTGTTCCCTTTGAAACCTTTTGGCTGGACAAAATTGCATCTGCCAATCCGGATATGACCATTGTACATACAGACCAAGGCATAAAAAAACAGCCCATGGCAGCCCACCACCATCATGATGAGGATCATGACGCCAACCATGATGGTGACCATCACGCCCACCACAATGATAACGTCCATGCAGAGGATGACCATGACCATGATCATGCCGGCCTGGACCCCCATATCTGGCTCTCCCCCAAGCTGGTCAAGGTCCAGGCAAGTAATATTCTCGGGGCGCTCACTGCCGCTGATCCTGAAAACAAGGGGTTCTACACAGCCAACTACGAGCGCTTTATCAAGGAGATTGATGCCCTTGACCAGGATCTGACCCTGATGCTGGAACATAATGAAGGCATGCAGTTTATGGTTTTTCATCCGGCCTGGGGGTATTTTGCCCGGGATTACAAATTGAAAATGATCCCCATTGAAGTAGAAGGCAAAGATCCAAAACCTGAAAAACTTCAGAAATTGATCCAACATGCCAGGGAAGAGGGTATCAACGTTATTTTTGTCCAGCCCCAGTTTTCAACCAAAAGTGCGGAACTTGTTGCCAGGGAGATCCACGGCCAGGTTATACCGGCCGACCCTTTGGCTTTGGATTGGCTGGATAATATGAAGAAAATAGCCCGGCAGTTCAAGGAGGCTTTAAAATAG
- a CDS encoding DUF1178 family protein: MIVFDLECINGHVFEGWFDDRDDLNRQQEQGLLQCPVCDSLSVSPKLSAVAIRKSAAPSPAGPQQEMASQAQLDAMAEFSEKMTKYVENNFEDVGSSFAKEALEMHYGAKEFKQIRGTTTQEEEKTLEKEGVPTFKIPTFKKGNEDLN; the protein is encoded by the coding sequence ATGATAGTATTTGATCTTGAATGCATAAACGGCCATGTGTTTGAAGGCTGGTTTGACGACCGGGACGATCTGAACCGGCAGCAGGAGCAAGGCCTTTTGCAATGCCCGGTGTGCGACAGTCTTTCCGTCAGCCCCAAGCTTTCCGCCGTGGCCATACGAAAATCCGCCGCCCCAAGCCCTGCCGGTCCCCAGCAGGAGATGGCGTCCCAGGCCCAGCTGGATGCCATGGCCGAGTTTTCCGAAAAAATGACGAAATACGTTGAAAATAACTTCGAGGATGTCGGCTCATCCTTTGCCAAAGAGGCGTTGGAGATGCATTACGGGGCCAAGGAGTTCAAACAGATCCGGGGCACCACAACCCAGGAAGAGGAAAAGACCCTGGAAAAAGAAGGGGTGCCGACCTTTAAAATTCCAACGTTCAAAAAAGGCAACGAAGACCTCAATTAG
- a CDS encoding radical SAM protein — MKTDPPHILCVNPWVHDFAAFDFWARPLGLFTIAAILRENGVRVSFLDCMTRFHPRRTKRVKVCWDGRGPFDKTPIPLPEILETHLGDTAGNFTRYGALKEWIDRDLSEMDRPDLILVTSLMTYWATGVAETIALLKKRFSGVPVVLGGIYASLCEDHARKYSGADHVITGPAEPVLADLVKAYTGYTLNHTPDPADLDATPFAALDLQGTMAYAPILTSRGCPFSCEYCASSVLEPRFRRRSPENVFQEIRHWHHNFQVKNFAFYDDALLINPERYAFPLLERIIDGKMEIFFHTPNALHIKEISAKAADLMFKAGFKTIRLGLETADFSSHRHDIKVKQNEFFTAVENLRAAGFEKDQLGAYLLCGLPDQDLDGVEGSINQVKHLGLTPVLAYYTPIPHTAMWADAVKNARFDITAHPALTNNSLFPCVRSQQDLDRISQLKKMLK; from the coding sequence TTGAAAACTGATCCGCCCCATATCCTTTGTGTTAATCCCTGGGTCCATGATTTTGCCGCCTTTGATTTCTGGGCCCGCCCGTTAGGCCTTTTCACCATTGCCGCCATTCTGCGCGAAAACGGTGTCCGGGTTTCGTTCCTGGACTGCATGACTCGGTTTCATCCCAGGCGGACCAAGCGTGTCAAGGTGTGCTGGGACGGTCGCGGCCCCTTTGATAAAACCCCGATCCCCTTACCCGAGATCCTTGAAACCCACCTGGGAGACACCGCCGGTAATTTCACCCGGTACGGGGCGCTAAAGGAATGGATAGACCGGGACCTTTCGGAAATGGACCGGCCCGATTTGATCCTGGTCACCTCGCTCATGACCTATTGGGCCACGGGTGTGGCCGAAACCATTGCTTTGCTCAAAAAACGTTTTTCCGGCGTGCCCGTGGTGCTGGGCGGTATTTACGCAAGCCTTTGTGAAGACCATGCCCGGAAATATTCCGGGGCAGATCATGTCATCACAGGTCCGGCCGAACCTGTTCTTGCGGATCTGGTTAAAGCCTATACCGGGTATACTCTGAACCACACACCGGACCCGGCAGACCTTGACGCAACACCCTTTGCCGCCCTGGATCTCCAGGGCACCATGGCCTATGCCCCGATTCTGACCTCCCGGGGGTGCCCCTTTTCCTGTGAATACTGCGCCTCTTCGGTTCTTGAACCACGCTTCCGGCGGCGCTCCCCGGAAAATGTCTTCCAGGAGATCCGCCACTGGCACCATAATTTTCAGGTGAAAAACTTTGCCTTTTACGATGATGCGCTGTTGATCAACCCGGAACGATATGCATTTCCTCTGCTTGAACGCATCATTGATGGAAAAATGGAGATCTTTTTTCACACCCCCAATGCCCTGCACATAAAGGAGATTTCGGCAAAGGCCGCGGATTTGATGTTCAAGGCAGGCTTTAAAACCATCCGCCTGGGACTTGAAACCGCAGATTTTTCAAGCCACCGCCACGACATTAAGGTCAAGCAGAATGAGTTTTTTACGGCCGTGGAGAACCTGCGGGCAGCCGGGTTTGAAAAGGATCAGTTGGGGGCCTATCTTTTATGCGGACTGCCCGACCAGGACCTTGATGGGGTGGAAGGGTCCATCAACCAGGTGAAACACCTGGGACTCACCCCGGTTCTGGCCTACTACACCCCCATTCCCCACACCGCCATGTGGGCGGATGCCGTAAAAAATGCCCGGTTTGATATCACGGCCCATCCGGCCCTGACCAACAACAGTCTGTTTCCCTGTGTGCGCTCCCAACAGGATCTGGATCGCATTTCCCAATTGAAAAAGATGCTGAAATAA
- a CDS encoding Lrp/AsnC family transcriptional regulator, with amino-acid sequence MTTSLTDLEKKVISLLQTDIPVCKRPYLEMAKQIGISEEEFLEVLSGLHDRNMIRRFGATLKHQKSGFKANAMVAWKVPEERVEEVGGIMASFREITHCYRRDPAPGWDKNLYTMVHGASEEECFAIAAKVSKATGEKDYTLLFSRQELKKTSMQYFEN; translated from the coding sequence ATGACAACATCCCTCACAGACCTGGAAAAAAAAGTAATTTCACTGCTGCAGACCGATATCCCGGTCTGCAAGCGCCCCTATCTTGAGATGGCAAAACAGATCGGCATTTCAGAGGAAGAATTCCTTGAGGTGCTCTCGGGTCTCCATGACAGAAATATGATCCGGCGGTTCGGCGCCACACTTAAACACCAGAAATCAGGGTTCAAGGCCAATGCCATGGTGGCCTGGAAGGTGCCCGAAGAGCGCGTGGAAGAGGTGGGCGGTATCATGGCCTCCTTCCGTGAGATCACCCATTGTTATCGAAGAGATCCTGCCCCCGGGTGGGATAAAAATCTGTACACCATGGTTCACGGCGCATCCGAAGAGGAGTGCTTTGCCATTGCGGCAAAGGTCTCCAAAGCCACCGGAGAAAAAGATTATACCCTGCTGTTTTCCCGCCAGGAGCTGAAAAAAACCTCCATGCAGTACTTTGAAAACTGA
- the mtnA gene encoding S-methyl-5-thioribose-1-phosphate isomerase: protein MNVDGKQMRPIWFDDNSKTVKVIDQRRLPHELIVEDLTTNDQVIHAVKDMYVRGAPLIGATGALGVYVILVQAGNQGADDVWFKAECARLRDARPTATNLAWAVDRVMEKVLTESGYDARVDVALKEALDIVEEEAVNCQKIGEFGLSIIKEIADKKKGQPVNILTHCNAGWLACIEYGTATAPMYTAFDAGIDIHVWVDETRPLNQGSRLTAWELGKHGIKHTVITDNAGGHLMQHGMVDLVIVGTDRTTRAGDVANKIGTYLKALAARDNDVPFYVALPSSTFDWTITDGVKDIPIEERDPDEIKYVQGLCDGKISSVLVPPANSPAANHAFDVTPARLVTGFITERGICGAGEDEIMAMFPDKKIDGV, encoded by the coding sequence ATGAATGTGGATGGAAAACAGATGCGGCCCATCTGGTTTGATGATAATTCGAAAACCGTTAAGGTCATAGACCAGAGACGCCTGCCCCATGAGTTGATTGTGGAAGACCTGACAACCAATGACCAGGTGATCCATGCCGTCAAGGATATGTATGTCCGGGGCGCGCCGTTGATCGGTGCCACCGGGGCGCTGGGTGTCTATGTCATTCTGGTGCAGGCGGGCAACCAGGGGGCGGATGACGTCTGGTTTAAGGCCGAGTGCGCCCGTCTTCGTGATGCCCGGCCCACGGCCACCAACCTGGCCTGGGCCGTGGACCGGGTCATGGAAAAAGTCCTCACCGAATCCGGATATGATGCCCGGGTGGACGTTGCCTTGAAAGAGGCCCTGGATATTGTGGAAGAAGAGGCGGTGAACTGCCAGAAAATCGGTGAGTTCGGCCTGTCCATTATCAAAGAGATTGCTGACAAGAAAAAGGGTCAGCCTGTAAACATTTTAACCCACTGCAATGCCGGGTGGCTTGCGTGCATTGAGTACGGCACGGCCACGGCGCCCATGTACACCGCCTTTGATGCCGGCATTGATATTCATGTGTGGGTGGATGAAACCCGGCCCTTGAACCAGGGGTCGCGCCTGACCGCCTGGGAGCTCGGCAAACACGGCATTAAACATACCGTAATCACGGATAACGCCGGGGGGCACCTGATGCAGCACGGCATGGTGGATCTGGTCATTGTGGGCACGGACCGCACCACCCGGGCCGGTGATGTGGCCAATAAAATCGGCACCTATCTCAAGGCCCTGGCTGCCCGGGACAACGATGTGCCCTTTTATGTGGCACTGCCGTCATCCACCTTTGACTGGACCATCACCGATGGTGTAAAAGATATTCCCATTGAAGAGCGGGACCCGGACGAGATTAAATATGTCCAGGGGCTTTGCGATGGAAAAATTTCATCGGTCCTGGTGCCCCCGGCGAACAGCCCGGCGGCCAACCATGCATTTGACGTCACCCCGGCCCGCCTTGTGACAGGCTTCATCACCGAGCGCGGCATCTGCGGTGCCGGAGAAGATGAGATAATGGCAATGTTCCCAGATAAGAAAATAGATGGTGTTTGA
- a CDS encoding dockerin type I domain-containing protein, translating to MFKRKGKLKKSLLALPILLVLMCGSAFAQVSVYAEGAYTDTDLKVYIYADVTAEPIISFGVKLTYDDAEVSLDEATCLKRNDDAWYFGDPGGTTYDTPNAGPVVTANTTSSNVVFVGGKIDSTETTQTGVGPGDRILLGVVTFSRNSDVVPTIGLALGKDGDYENFVELDGGLLDSTATITGSAEIHERGDANGDGRFTGRDINTIKSYFGDSNAPCWVDCNDDGRITGRDINCVKAEF from the coding sequence ATGTTCAAAAGAAAAGGCAAGTTAAAAAAATCGTTGCTGGCATTGCCGATTCTGCTTGTTTTGATGTGCGGTTCGGCTTTTGCTCAAGTTTCTGTTTATGCAGAAGGGGCATACACGGACACAGACCTCAAAGTATACATCTATGCAGATGTTACCGCAGAGCCGATAATCAGCTTTGGTGTTAAACTAACTTATGATGATGCCGAGGTCAGCTTGGATGAAGCAACCTGTCTGAAGAGGAACGATGACGCCTGGTATTTCGGAGATCCTGGCGGTACAACGTATGACACACCCAATGCCGGCCCGGTGGTCACTGCAAATACCACTTCAAGCAATGTTGTATTTGTAGGCGGCAAAATAGATTCCACGGAAACAACCCAGACCGGCGTTGGTCCCGGAGATAGAATTTTGCTTGGGGTTGTTACTTTTTCAAGGAATTCAGACGTTGTTCCCACCATAGGGCTGGCGCTCGGAAAAGATGGGGACTATGAAAATTTTGTTGAATTGGATGGTGGTCTATTAGACTCGACTGCTACTATCACGGGAAGCGCTGAAATTCATGAGCGTGGTGATGCGAATGGTGATGGGCGTTTTACAGGTAGAGACATAAATACAATAAAATCCTACTTCGGCGACTCGAACGCGCCATGCTGGGTCGACTGTAATGATGACGGCCGCATCACTGGCAGAGATATTAACTGCGTTAAGGCTGAATTTTAA